One region of Burkholderia pyrrocinia genomic DNA includes:
- a CDS encoding inclusion body family protein, protein MSHFTDVLVSFDTETILKKYPNPSKNPAAPTLIDWHYVYMVTNQDNVISGQAGGELDLKAQVGDLIRWRETSLSLGFENQVVFYKFVGNVGNDLISTPTPRVAEASIPVPNTSKPEVPTCQKVANYYWSSECLKVGRVTYHFQFQIIDRNCQSQGCFSWDPFITIHN, encoded by the coding sequence ATGTCACACTTCACCGATGTGCTCGTTTCATTCGATACCGAAACCATTCTCAAAAAGTATCCGAATCCCAGCAAGAATCCGGCCGCTCCGACGCTGATCGACTGGCATTATGTCTATATGGTGACCAACCAGGACAACGTAATCTCCGGGCAGGCGGGCGGCGAGCTCGACCTGAAGGCGCAGGTCGGCGACCTGATCCGCTGGCGCGAAACGAGCTTGTCGCTGGGCTTCGAGAACCAGGTCGTGTTCTACAAATTCGTCGGCAACGTCGGCAACGACTTGATCTCGACGCCGACGCCGCGGGTCGCGGAAGCGTCGATCCCGGTGCCGAACACCAGCAAGCCCGAGGTGCCGACATGCCAGAAGGTCGCGAACTACTACTGGTCGTCGGAATGCCTGAAGGTCGGCCGCGTGACCTACCACTTCCAGTTCCAGATCATCGATCGCAACTGCCAGAGCCAGGGTTGCTTCTCATGGGATCCGTTCATCACGATCCACAACTGA